In the genome of Burkholderia sp. PAMC 26561, one region contains:
- a CDS encoding GntR family transcriptional regulator: MNRRTPFVHSSSDATESNRTTDIDNRHRYRLIQNHLQQAILAGRIVPGLVLLEGPVARLFGTSRVPVRKAFELLHSDGLLLTFDGRGYLVANENGSAPEPLRAPLSETALGFDAPPEPLDLPTTGERIYRALEEAVSVAIVFGHFRIDETLAAETLHVSRDVVRETLARLRDRGLIEKSTYSHWLCGPLTARSVAQDYELRMLLEPAALRSSQPFLQHEMLAAAIADIEEAINRPDSVDADRLQHIETTLHVDCLAYARNRKLLDTVRHAHMPLTVNHAFFQAFNLHPEAGTLEEHRVVLRCLMAGDVDHATSALCQHLKNGQTRTLQRLKVLAVLPEPDLPAFVVPFP, encoded by the coding sequence ATGAATAGACGGACACCTTTCGTTCACTCGTCTTCCGACGCCACCGAGTCGAATCGCACAACGGATATAGACAATCGGCACCGCTACAGGCTGATCCAAAACCACCTTCAGCAGGCGATTCTCGCGGGCCGTATCGTACCCGGACTCGTATTGCTTGAAGGACCGGTAGCACGACTTTTTGGTACAAGTCGCGTACCAGTCCGAAAGGCATTCGAGCTTTTGCATTCTGATGGCCTACTTCTCACTTTCGATGGACGCGGCTATCTAGTCGCCAATGAGAACGGCTCGGCGCCCGAACCGCTTCGCGCGCCATTGTCGGAAACTGCGCTTGGCTTTGATGCTCCGCCCGAACCTCTAGATTTACCCACTACAGGGGAGCGGATCTATCGGGCACTGGAGGAGGCGGTCTCGGTCGCAATTGTCTTCGGTCATTTTCGGATAGACGAGACTCTAGCCGCCGAAACGTTACACGTAAGCCGGGACGTGGTGCGCGAAACGCTGGCACGACTTCGCGATCGCGGACTGATTGAGAAATCAACCTATTCCCACTGGCTATGCGGTCCGCTGACGGCAAGATCAGTCGCCCAAGATTACGAGTTGCGCATGTTGCTTGAGCCTGCCGCGCTCCGGTCGAGCCAGCCGTTTCTACAGCATGAAATGCTGGCCGCAGCCATCGCTGATATTGAAGAAGCAATTAATCGCCCAGATTCAGTCGACGCTGACAGGCTTCAGCATATTGAAACCACTTTGCATGTTGACTGTCTAGCGTATGCGCGCAATCGCAAGCTTCTTGATACGGTTCGGCATGCACACATGCCGCTCACAGTGAACCATGCTTTTTTTCAAGCATTTAATCTTCATCCCGAGGCTGGCACGCTCGAAGAGCACCGGGTGGTTTTGCGTTGTCTAATGGCCGGAGATGTTGATCATGCCACGTCCGCATTGTGCCAGCATTTAAAAAACGGCCAAACACGTACATTGCAGCGGCTGAAGGTTCTTGCTGTGTTGCCGGAGCCAGACTTGCCGGCATTCGTAGTGCCGTTTCCCTAG
- a CDS encoding putative quinol monooxygenase encodes MANFALFVELKAKPGQESEVEAFLNGEAKLVRGEAGTLTWHAAKDEGEPGLYVVFDTFNDEVAREAHLNGEAGQELVANSERLFSEVKVHRLQVVAEK; translated from the coding sequence ATGGCTAATTTTGCGTTGTTTGTTGAACTGAAGGCTAAACCAGGACAGGAATCGGAAGTCGAGGCGTTTCTAAACGGGGAAGCCAAGCTGGTAAGAGGAGAAGCTGGAACGTTGACGTGGCACGCGGCGAAAGACGAAGGCGAGCCCGGCTTATATGTAGTCTTCGATACCTTCAATGACGAAGTTGCCCGTGAAGCGCATTTGAACGGCGAGGCTGGACAGGAGCTCGTGGCAAATTCCGAACGGCTGTTTTCCGAAGTGAAGGTTCATCGGCTTCAAGTGGTCGCAGAGAAGTAA
- a CDS encoding redoxin domain-containing protein codes for MRNDIVPGARFPDYELTDHTATRRKLSELQGTDPMIVILSRGGFCPKDRRQAEGLIDLHREMEVGYCQLVTVSTDNLTETNEYRSGVGAHWPFLSDAGRIVQKDLDIAEYTDPLHDPMIPHVVVLEPDLIVYKIYSGYWFFGRPTMEELRQDLRVVTKKCRPDWDITTPEMKRAWQEGRKEKFYPYGKTYVQTLREQD; via the coding sequence ATGAGAAACGACATCGTACCTGGAGCTCGTTTTCCTGATTACGAGCTGACCGACCACACAGCGACACGGCGCAAGTTGTCCGAACTTCAAGGAACGGACCCCATGATTGTCATACTTAGCCGTGGAGGCTTCTGCCCTAAGGATCGGCGACAGGCCGAAGGACTTATCGACCTGCACCGCGAAATGGAAGTAGGCTATTGCCAACTTGTCACCGTCAGCACGGATAACCTTACTGAGACAAACGAATACCGTAGTGGGGTGGGCGCGCACTGGCCTTTTCTATCCGACGCGGGCCGTATTGTGCAAAAAGACCTCGACATCGCCGAATACACGGACCCGTTGCACGATCCGATGATCCCGCACGTTGTTGTCCTTGAGCCGGATCTCATCGTCTACAAAATCTACAGCGGGTACTGGTTTTTTGGAAGGCCGACGATGGAGGAATTGCGTCAAGATTTGCGCGTTGTTACCAAGAAATGCAGGCCGGATTGGGACATTACGACACCCGAAATGAAACGCGCGTGGCAGGAAGGCCGCAAGGAAAAGTTCTATCCATACGGCAAGACGTACGTCCAAACGCTTCGCGAGCAGGATTGA
- a CDS encoding iron-containing redox enzyme family protein: protein MSHVMVDWNVQGLNAADESVVAPDHLQTLAKTVYASGALHNDFYDLWTAAPLSVRQIRVFARNYGEFNRAFPEVLAVMICNTRNVDAQTEYAKTLYSEMGNGDVRKVHSVLFDGWLAELGRVMGEGDALSWRNVERDVDVLPETRALIHGEKRIYASDNATGAGAQMALEWQAFTMLRRMYDGATLYKHLWNEEDEFHEACEYFYAHIGATEKEHKIESLQAARQFCTDADSTLRIQNGFLEHLQLFEKFWNAIAREMRAIGRKEQLEGVGDAPERGVGFQNSRTVEALRPRND from the coding sequence ATGTCACACGTCATGGTCGATTGGAATGTGCAGGGTTTGAACGCCGCCGACGAATCCGTTGTCGCCCCCGATCATCTTCAGACGCTCGCTAAAACGGTGTATGCGAGCGGCGCGTTGCATAACGACTTCTACGACTTATGGACCGCCGCACCGCTGAGCGTCCGCCAGATCCGTGTTTTCGCGCGCAATTACGGCGAATTCAACCGCGCGTTCCCGGAAGTGCTCGCAGTCATGATCTGCAACACGCGCAATGTCGACGCGCAGACCGAATATGCGAAGACGCTCTATTCGGAAATGGGCAATGGCGATGTTCGCAAGGTGCACTCCGTCCTGTTCGATGGCTGGCTCGCCGAACTCGGCCGGGTCATGGGTGAAGGCGACGCGCTGAGCTGGCGCAACGTGGAACGCGATGTCGATGTGTTGCCTGAAACGCGTGCCCTGATCCATGGTGAGAAGCGCATCTACGCCAGCGACAACGCCACGGGCGCAGGCGCCCAGATGGCGCTGGAATGGCAGGCCTTCACCATGCTGCGCCGCATGTACGACGGCGCGACTCTGTATAAGCACCTCTGGAATGAAGAAGACGAATTCCACGAGGCCTGTGAATACTTCTACGCCCATATTGGCGCGACCGAAAAAGAACACAAGATCGAGTCATTGCAGGCCGCCCGGCAGTTTTGCACGGACGCGGATTCAACGCTGCGCATTCAAAATGGATTTCTCGAGCACTTGCAGTTATTCGAAAAATTCTGGAACGCCATCGCACGGGAAATGCGTGCGATAGGCCGAAAAGAGCAGTTGGAGGGCGTAGGTGACGCACCTGAGAGAGGCGTGGGTTTTCAGAACTCACGCACAGTCGAAGCACTTCGGCCACGCAACGACTGA